The following are encoded together in the Pyxidicoccus xibeiensis genome:
- a CDS encoding TIGR02265 family protein: MENPEPLVFQQSFEGLIRALGDQLDDRCAGRLRQVGVNAKGSLAPAYPLDVWVGALRVAADTLAPQAPLDEGAAVVGRRFVQGFSSTLIGNALLATVRLLGPERMLARMTRNLRTGTNYLEASMAQVGPTRYELTCRPVVVAGFYVGVFMAGLEASGARQPSVQIVRREGEEAVYDIAWS, translated from the coding sequence TTGGAAAATCCAGAACCCCTCGTATTCCAGCAAAGCTTTGAAGGTCTCATCCGCGCGCTGGGCGACCAGCTCGACGACCGCTGCGCGGGACGCCTGCGGCAGGTGGGGGTCAACGCGAAGGGCTCGCTCGCGCCGGCCTACCCGCTGGACGTGTGGGTGGGCGCGCTGCGGGTGGCCGCGGACACGCTCGCGCCCCAGGCACCGCTGGACGAGGGCGCCGCCGTGGTGGGGCGCCGCTTCGTGCAGGGCTTCAGCTCCACGCTCATCGGCAACGCGCTGCTGGCCACCGTCCGCCTGCTGGGGCCGGAGCGCATGCTGGCGCGGATGACGCGCAACCTGCGCACGGGCACCAACTACCTGGAAGCGAGCATGGCCCAGGTGGGCCCCACGCGGTACGAGCTGACGTGCCGGCCGGTGGTGGTGGCGGGCTTCTACGTGGGCGTCTTCATGGCGGGCCTGGAGGCGAGCGGCGCCCGGCAGCCTTCTGTACAGATTGTCCGGCGGGAGGGCGAGGAAGC